GTCGGTGCCGCTCTTGCGATTGGCGCGCGGGCGCGTGATAAGCTCGCCCGCCGCACCGACCAGAAGAAGGGTGAGCACCTTTGAGCGAGAAGATCAGCGCCATAGAAGAGGCCTGCCTCGCCAAGGGGATGCGGATGACGGATCAGCGCCGCGTCATCGCCCGCGTACTCAGCCAGTCCGCCGACCATCCGGATGTGGAGGAGCTTTACGGCCGGGCGAGCGCCATCGATGCCAACATTTCCATCTCCACCGTCTATCGCACGGTGAAGATGTTTGAGGACGCCGGCATCATTGCCCGCCATGAATTCGGTGATGGCCGCTCGCGCTACGAGCCGGTGCCGGACGAGCACCACGACCATCTCATCGACCTGCGTTCCGGCCGTGTGCTGGAATTCCGCTCCGAGGAGATCGAGCGCCTCCAGGAAGAGATCGCCCGCCGGCTCGGCTATCGCATCGTCGGGCACCGGCTCGAACTCTATGTGGTGCCCCTCGATGAGGAGCCTTCGTGAGTCTCACGGCGCGGAACGGACCTGAGTTGGCTTCCGAGGAGGACCCTCTCGCGGACTTCGGGCCCGAGCGCCCCGCCCTGACGCGGTGGCTCGACCGTCTCCGCATCGCCTGCGTTCTTGCGGGCGTGGGCGTCGTGACACTGGTCGGCATTCCGCTGCAATGGCTCTCGCTCCGGCTCAACCTGCCGAGCCGGCGGCTGATCCCCCTCCTGTTTCACCGCATCGTCTTGCGGCTCATCGGCGTGCGGGTGAAGCGGATCGGCGCGCCGGCGGCGCAGCGGCCCATGCTCATCTTGTCCAACCACACTTCCTGGCTGGACATCTGCGTGGTGGGCTCGCTCACCCCGCTGTTCTTCGTCGCCAAGAGCGAGGTCGGCACCTGGCCGCTGATCGGCCTGTTCGCCCGCTTCCAGCGCACCGTGTTCGTGGACCGCAGCCGTCGGACGGCGACGGGGGCGGTCAATCAGGAGATCGCCGCCCGGCTGGCGGAAGGCGATCCGGTGGTGCTGTTTGCGGAGGGCACGTCCACGGACGGCAACCGCGTGCAGCCCTTCCGCTCGGCGCTCGTGGGGGCGGTGCGCGAGGCGTTCGCCGCCTCGGGCGCTGTGGTCGTCCAGCCCATGGCCGTGAGCTATGTGGGGCTTCAGGGTCTGCCCATGGGGCGGCGTCACCGGCCTATTGCCTCCTGGTACGGCGACATGGACCTGGCACCCCATCTGCTCGAAGTGCTGCGCCATGGCGCCATGGATGTGGAGGTGCGGTTCGGCGCCCCGATCACGCTTGCGGATGACCATGACCGCAAGGCCGTGACCCGCGCCGCCGAGACGGAGGTCCGGCGCCTGCATCTGGAGGCCCTCACGGGGCGCAGCACCGGGACTTGAGTTTTCAAACCCCGCGAATGCCGGTAAGAGTAAACGCAACGCAAATTTTGGGGATGGGCCGCGACGGCGTCACGGGAGCGTCGCGCCCCCGCGCGATGCTGGAGACGACAGAACAGGCACGATGCAAGAACCCCGCAAGCTCTACGTGAAGTCCTTCGGCTGCCAGATGAACGTCTACGACTCGCAGCGTATGGCGGACGCCCTGGCGAAGGAGGGCTATGTGGAGACGCAGGACCCGGCGGATGCCGACCTCGTCATCCTGAACACCTGCCATATCCGCGAGAAGGCCGCCGAGAAGGTCTATTCCGAACTCGGGCGCCTGCGCAAAGCCAAGCAGGACGCGGGTTCCGACACCACCATCGCCGTGGCCGGCTGCGTTGCCCAGGCCGAGGGCGCCGAGATCATGAAACGCGCCCCCGTGGTGGACCTCGTGGTGGGGCCGCAGAGCTATCATCGCCTTCCCGAGATGCTAGCGCGGGTCCGCGACGGCAAGCGTGTCGTGGACACCGAATTTCCCGCCGAGGACAAGTTCGACCACCTGCCCGCTCCGAGCGCGGCGGCCACAAAGAAGCGCGGCCCGACCGCCTTCGTGACCGTGCAGGAAGGCTGCGACAAGTTCTGCACCTTCTGCGTCGTGCCCTACACGCGGGGGGCCGAAGTCTCCCGCTCGGTCTCCAAGATCGTGGGCGAAGCCCGCGCGTTGGTGGATCAGGGCGTGCGCGAGATCACGCTCATCGGCCAGAACGTCAACGCCTTCCATGGCGAGGGGCCGGACGGAAGGACATGGGGCCTTGGCCGGCTGCTGGAAGAGCTGGCCGGCATCAACGGGCTGGCGCGTCTGCGCTACACCACCTCCCACCCGCGTGACATGGATGACGGCCTGATCGCCGCCCATCGCGACCTGCCCCAGCTCATGCCCTATCTGCACCTGCCGGTGCAGTCCGGCTCCGACCGCATCCTCGCGGCCATGAACCGCAAGCACGGGCGCGAGATCTATTTCGAGATCATCGACAAGCTGCGCGCCGCCCGGCCGGACATCGCGCTGTCGTCGGACTTCATCGTCGGCTTCCCCGGCGAGACCGAGGCCGATTTCGAGGACACGCTGGATCTCGCCCGCCGGGTGGGCTTCGCCAGCGCCTATTCCTTCAAATACTCCATCCGTCCGGGCACCCCGGCGGCGGAGCATGACCACCAGCTTTCCGAAGAGGTGAAGAGCGAGCGTCTCGCCCGCCTGCACCAGGTTCTGGAAGCCTCCAAGACCGCGTTCGACCGCGCCTGCATGGGGCGCCGGTTCGACATCCTGCTCGAGAAGCCCGGCCGTCTGCCGGGCCAGCTCATCGGCCGCTCGCCGTATCTCCAGAGCGTCGTGGTGACCGCACCCGGCGCCGGCATCGGCGACTTCGTGACCGTCGATATCACCGACGTGGGACCGAACTCTCTGGCGGGACAGGTTGTTGACGCTGTCGAGGATCGAGGCCGAACGAGCGACCGCCCGCTCGTGGCCATGGAGGCTTGAGCGTGGCAAGAACGAGCGACCGCGAGCGTTCCGTTGCAGTTCCGTCCAATGGCCCGGCCCGGGCCGCCGTGAGCGACCCCTGGGCGCTCCAGGGGGAGACCGGCACCACCCAGGTGGTGCTGGCGTTTGACGACAATCGCCTCGCCTCGCAGCTCTTCGGCCATTATGGCCGCAACCTCGCGCTCATCGAACGCAAGCTCTCGGTCAAGGCGGAGTCCCGCGGCAACCACGTGACGCTGGATGGCGGGCGTGACGGCTGCGAGCAGGCCCGCCGGGTGCTGGAGCATCTCTACGAGCAGTTGAAGCGCGGCCGCGACATCGGCCAGGGCGATGTGGAGGGGGCCATCCGCGAGGCGGTCTCCCAGGGCTCGCTGTTCGACTTCGACCCCAGCGAGACGCGCCAGTCCTTCGACGAGATTCAGTTGCGCCGCCGCCCGGTGCGGGCGCGCACCGCTGCGCAGGATGCCTATATCCGCGCGCTGAAGCGCCACACGCTCGTCTTCGGCACCGGTCCGGCCGGCACCGGCAAGACGTGGCTGGCGGTGGCCTACTGCGTCCATCTGCTGGAGCGGCGGATGGTGGACCGCATCATCCTCACCCGCCCGGCGGTGGAAGCGGGCGAACGCCTCGGCTTCCTGCCCGGCGACATGAAGGAGAAGGTGGACCCCTATCTACGGCCCATCTACGACGCGCTCTACGACCTGATGGACCGTGCGTTCGTGGAACGGGCCCTGCAATCGGGCGAGATCGAGATCGCGCCGCTGGCTTTCATGCGCGGACGCACCCTCGCCAACGCGGCCGTCATCCTCGACGAGGCGCAGAATGCGACGTCGATGCAGATGAAGATGTTTCTCACCCGCCTGGGCGAGAATTCTCATATGATCGTGACCGGCGATCCCAGCCAGACGGACCTTCCCAACGGGATGACGTCGGGGCTCGCGGAGGCCGTGCGGCTTCTGGAAGGGGTCGAAGGCGTCGGCATTTCGCATTTCAAGGCGCAGGACGTGGTGCGCCACGAACTGGTGCAGCGTATCGTTGCCGCTTATGAGGAACACGATGCCACGCTGATCCGCCGGGCGCTGGTCCGTAAAGCGCCGGTTAAGGTGGAAGCGGTCAATGACGTGATCGAAGGGTCGGCCGAGGAAAAGGCCGAGCCCGAGCTTTCCGCGCCGGACGAGGGGCGCACGCATGGGTGATGCCGCACGACAACGATCCACCGAGGCATCCGCTGCCGAGGCAGAGGATGCCGTCGCCGTGGAAATCGACGTGCTGGTGGAGGATGACGGCTGGTCCGCCCTCCCCGACGCTGCCGAGATCGCCATCGCTGCCGCCCGCGCGGCGCTGGCGAGCCTGGGCGACGAGGTGCCCGAGGGCGCCGAGATGAGCATCACCCTCACCGACGACGCCCGCATCCGCGTCCTGAACCGGGAGTGGCGCGACAAGGACAAGCCGACGAACGTGCTGTCCTTCCCTGCCGCCGAACTCCCCGAAGGCGTGGTGCCCCAGCCGCTGGGCGACGTGATCGTCGCCCGCGAGACGGTGTTCTCCGAGGCTTTGGCCGAGGACAAGACGCCGGCCCATCACCTCGCCCATCTCGTCGTCCACGGCACCCTTCACCTCATGGGCTTCGACCATGAGGATGACGACGAGGCCGAAGAGATGGAAGCCGCCGAGCGCCAGATCCTGGCCGGCCTCGGCATCGATGACCCTTATGCCTTGCCCGCAGAGGGCTGACACGAACCCCATAGGGAGACCATGTCCTCCACCGACCAGTCGAGCGAACAGAACGGTTCGGAACCGCAGAGTTTTCTCGATCGATTGCGTTCCCTCCTCGGGACGTTCCGGGCCCACGGCTCGCTCCGCACCGACCTTGTCGAAGTGCTGGATGCGTCTGGAACATCCGAGGAGGTGAGCGAATTCTCGCCCTCCGAGCGGCAGATGCTGCGCAATATCCTGCACCTGAAAGAGGTGGGGATCGGCGACATCATGGTGCCCCGCGCGGAGATCGTGGCGGTCCAGAAGGACATCACGCTCGGCGCCCTGCTGATCGAATTCGCCAAGGCGTCCCATTCGCGGCTCGTCGTCTACGACGATACGCTCGATGATCCCGTCGGCATGGTGCACATCCGCGACCTGCTCGCCTTCATGACCGGCCTGCATCCGGGCGAGAATGGCGAGATCGAGGTGGCGGAAGGCCATGTTCCCGACCTGTCGGCGGTGAATCTCGGCCAGTCGCTGGCGGACACGGACCTCATCCGCCGCCTTCTCTACGTACCGCCCTCCATGCCGGCAGTGGATCTGCTCGTCTCCATGCAGGCGGCGCGCATCCATCTCGCGCTCGTCATTGACGAATATGGCGGAACCGACGGCCTCGTCTCCATGGAGGACGTGGTGGAGGAGATCGTCGGCGAGATCGAGGATGAGCATGACGACGAAACGGCGCTCATCCAGCTTCAGCCTGACGGCAGCTACCTCGCCGACGCACGCACCGCACTGGAAGACGTGGCCGAGGTGGTGGGCTCCGACTTCGTTCCGGGCGAAGCCGCGGACGAGGTGGATACCCTCGGCGGCCTCGTGGTGACGCTGGCCGCCCGCGTGCCCAATACGGGCGAGATCATCCAGCTTCCCGGCGATTACCGGGTGGAGGTGGTCGAAGCGGACCCGCGCCGGGTGAAGGCATTGCGCATCATTCCTCCGCCGGCCGAGGCGATGGCGCCCGAGGCCGTCGGTTCCGAGCTCTGACGGTTCCGCGTTCGTGCATCTGGCAAACCGGGTCCGCAGCCTCACGGGCTGGCGCCGTCTCGGCTTCGGCCTTCTCGCCGGAGCCCTCTCGGCGCTGTCCACTGCGCCCTTCGGCATCTGGCCGGCGCTGGCGGTGGGCTTTCCGGCGCTCGTCCTCCTGATCGACGGCGCCGGCCACGCGCGCCGGCGCGGACGCGGCGCCATGCTGCGTTCGGCGGCCGCCGCCGGCTGGGCCTTCGGGTTCGGCTATTTCCTCGCCTCCCTCTGGTGGATCGGTGCCGCTTTTCTGGTGGATGCGGAGGATTTCGCCTGGCTGCTGCCGGTCGCCGTGCTTTGCCTGCCCGCGGGCCTCGCCCTGTTCACCGCGCTCGGGGCCGTGCTTGCCCGGCTGGTCTGGCCGAGCGGACCTGCGCGGCTGTGCAGCTTCGCCGTGGCCTTCACGGCGGCCGAGTGGCTGCGCGGCCACGTCCTCACCGGCTTTCCCTGGAACACCTTCGGCTATGGCCCCGCCCAGACGCTGGAACTGGCGCAGGGGGCTGCATTCGTCGGCCTCTGGGGGCTGACCTTCTTCTCCCTGCTGCTCCTTTCCACACCGGTTCTGCTGCTGCGCTCAGGGACCTTCACCCGCAGGGCGGGCTGGCCGCTTGCCGCGCTTGCGGTGATCGCCCTCGCCTATGGCCTTGGAGGTTACCGCCTCTCGCTCAATCCCTCGCGCTATCTGGAGCAGGTGCGCCTGCGCATCATGCAGCCGGCGATCCCGCAGGGCGAGAAGTTCGCCTATGACCGCCGCCAGGCCGTGCTCGAGAATTATCTCGACCTCTCGGGCCGGCCGAGCGCGCTCTATCCCAAGGGGCTGGAAGACATCGGGCTCCTGGTCTGGCCGGAATCCGCCTTTCCCTTCATTTATGAGCGCGAGCCCTGGGCCAAGGCGCGCATCGCCGCCACCTTGCCGGACAATGTGACGCTGGTGACCGGTGCCGCCCGCGTCGGCATGCCGCCGGAAGGTCAAACCTCCCCCTTCTTCAACTCCATCCGGGTCATGAACGCCCGCGGAGAGGTGCAGGAAACGGCCGACAAGGTGCATCTGGTTCCCTTTGGGGAATATCTACCTTTCCAAGATTTTTTGGAAAGTATCGGCCTTGAACAACTTACGCGTGTGCGCGGCGGGTTCGCCTCGGGGGATCGCCTGCGGCCGCTGAAGCTGCCCGGCGCGCCCGATGCCGCGCCGCTCATCTGCTATGAGGCGATCTTTCCTGGCGCCGTCCTGCCCCAAGGGGAGCGGCCCGGATTCCTTTTGAATGTGACGAATGATGCCTGGTTCGGCGATACGCCCGGACCCTATCAGCACTTCCTTCAGGCCCGGCTGCGCGCGGTGGAGGAGGGGCTCCCGTTGATCCGCGCGGCGAATACGGGCATCTCGGCCATCGTCGATCCGCTGGGACGAATTGTCGCAGAACAGGACCTCGGCGTACGCGGCGTCGTCGATGGCGACCTACCACAAAGGCTTAATGCGCCGCCCTTCGGATCCCGGCATGCCGGCGGGGTGCTGCTCGTGCTGATGGGTATTACATCATCCGTTGCAATCTCGCGCGTCCGGAGACAACATGCACGTATAGGTTGATCGACGCGTTCTGATTGTATGCCTATCTTGCGCCCACTCAGGGCAGCCTTCGCAACGCGAAGTGAAACACACTCTTTTCCGACATAGCCGGAGAGATCATGGTCAAGAAGGCGCCGAACCCCATCGATAAGCATGTGGGTAGCCGCGTACGTATGCGTCGCATGATGGTCGGGATGAGCCAGGAGAAGCTCGGAGAGCACCTGGGCATCACCTTCCAGCAGATCCAGAAGTACGAGAAGGGCACGAACCGCATCGGCGCGAGCCGTCTGCAGCAGATTTCCATCGTCCTGTCCGTGCCGGTCGCGTTCTTCTTCGAGGGCGCCCCGTCGGCCAATCCGGAAGCGGACGGCGAAGGTTTCGCCGAAGGCCACTCGCCCGCCTACGTGTCGGATTTCCTGGCCACCTCGGATGGTCTGGCTCTGACCCGTAACTTCATGCGCATCAGCGACGCCAAGGTGCGCCGCCGCATCGTCGACCTCGTTTCGGCCATTGCCGGAGAGGAACTGGAAGCCGCCCCGGCCCCCATGGCCGTCGCGCTGCGTTCGATTTGACGAACGCTTTCGATTAGCCGATCTTGACCCGCCCACGACGACTTGTCACAAGTCTGCGAGCCGTTGTGGGGGGCAAGAGGAAGCAAACATGGCGCGCGAGTCGTATCTTTTTACCAGTGAATCGGTTTCCGAGGGACATCCGGACAAGGTCTGCGACCGCATCTCCGACGAGATCGTGGACGCCTATTTCCGCGCCGCCATCGAAAACGGCTTCGACACGACCCAGGTCCGCGTTGCCGCCGAGACCCTCGCCACCACCAATCGCGTGGTCATCGCCGGCGAGACACGTGGCCCGTCCTCTGTCACGCCCGAGCTAATCGACAGCCTCGCGCGCAAGGCGATCAAGGAAATCGGCTACGAGCAGGACGGGTTCCACTGGCAGAACGCCAAGATCGAAGTGCTCCTGCACGCCCAGTCCGCCGATATCGCGCAGGGCGTCGACATCGCCGGCAACAAGGATGAAGGCGCGGGCGACCAGGGCATCATGTTCGGCTACGCGGTCAATGAGACCCCCGAGCTGATGCCGGCCCCGATCTTTTATTCCCACAAGATCCTCAAGGTGCTCACCGATGCCCGTCACTCGGGCGAGGCCAAGCAGCTCGGCCCCGATGCCAAGAGCCAGGTCACGGTGCGCTATGAGAAGGGCAAGCCGGTCGGCGTGACGCAGATCGTGCTCTCCACCCAGCACCTCGACGAGAGCATGACCTCGCAGGACGTGCGTGCGCTGGTGGAGCCCTACATCCTCAAGGCCCTGCCGGAAGGCTGGGTGGATGCCTCCACCGTGTGGCACGTGAACCCCACCGGCAAGTTCGTGATCGGCGGTCCGGACGGCGACTGCGGCCTCACCGGCCGCAAGATCATCGTGGACACCTACGGCGGCGCGGCCCCGCACGGCGGCGGCGCCTTCTCGGGCAAGGACCCGACCAAGGTGGACCGCTCGGCGGCCTATGCGGCCCGCTATCTCGCCAAGAACGTGGTCGCCGCCGGCCTTGCCGACCGTGCCACCATCCAGCTCGCCTACGCCATCGGCGTGTCCGATCCGCTGGCGGTCTATGTAGACCTGCACGGCACGGGCAACGTGGCCGAGGACAAGCTGGAGACCGTGCTGCGCGAGGTGGTGAACCTGCGTCCGCGTGGTATCCGCGAGCACCTGAGCCTCAACAAGCCCATCTATGCCCGCACGTCCGCTTACGGCCACTTCGGCCGCGCCCCGGAAGCCGACGGCGGCTTCTCCTGGGAGCGCACGGACCTCGTGTCGGCGCTGAAGTCCGCGCTCGCCTGAGCCACGGCTTTCCGAAGACGATCGCATGGCCGGGCGCGTCCCGGCCATGCGTGTTTCTGGACCCCGAGGCGCCTTCCGGCCTGGCGACGGTGTCGGGCCGACAGGAAATCGCCGACGCTTCAATAATCCGGAGCATTCCCCATCGATCAGGCCGCTTCGGCGTGGTTGGAGAATTCTCTCGTCTGAACCCAAGTGACTGCCTTGAGCGAGACCGAGCATAAGGGTGCCTTCTACGGCCGCCGTGTCGGCAAGACATTGCGACAGGGGCAGCAGCAGGCCCTCGCCCGCACCCTGCCCCGCTATCTCATAGATCTGCCGACCGTTGCCGAGCCGGCGGCCCTGTTCCCCTGCCCCGTGGATGAGATCCGCCTGGAGATCGGTTTCGGTGGCGGCGAGCATCTGCTCTCGGAGGCGAAGCGCTTTCCACGCGCAGGCTATATCGGCATCGAGCCGTTCCTGAACGGCATGGCCAAGGCGGTGCTGGAGCTCGATCTCGCGCCGCAGGAGAATGTGCGGCTGTTCAATCTCGATGCGGCGCTCCTGCTGGCCAGGCTGCCGGAAGGCAGCGTCTCGCAGGTGGAGCTGCTCTATCCGGACCCGTGGCCGAAGCGGCGGCACTGGAAGCGCCGGTTCGTCAGACCGGACAATCTGGACCTGCTGGCCCGCGCCCTGAAGCCGGGCGGTGTGTTCCGCTTCGCCAGCGACGTGCCCGATTATGTGGACTGGACACTGCGCGAAGTGCGCGCCCATCCCGCCTTCCGCTGGACGCAAACGCGCGCCGATGACTGGCGCACGCCCTACGAGGGCTGGCCGGGTACCCGCTATGAGGCGAAGGCGATCGCCGCCGGTCGCGTACCCACCTATCTCAGCTTCGCGCGGGTCTGACGGGCCGGGCGTGCCCCGCGGCTCGGACGGTGCTAGAGCCTGTGCTTGATCGACGGCGTCGATCATCTGCGCGGGAGCCGGTCACCGGGAGCTCATCATGTTCGTGCGGCAGCTTCATTATCTGGTGGCGGTGGCGCGCGAGCAGCATTTCGGTCGCGCGGCCGAGGCCTGCCACGTCACCCAGCCGACCCTCTCCGCCGGCCTGCGCAAGCTGGAAGAGGAACTGGGCTATCCGCTGGTGGTGCGGGGCCATCGCTTCATGGGGCTCACCGAGCACGGCGCGCGCGTGCTCGCCTGGGCCCAGCGCATCATCAATGATTATGACGGCATGCGGCAGGAACTGGCCGGCTCGGAAGCCGGCCTCACTGGCATCCTGCGCCTCGGCTGCGTACCGCCCATGCTGCCGGCGCTGAGCGGCCTCCTCACCGCCTTCTGCGAACGCCATCCCCTCGTGCGCGTGCAGGCCCTCTCCATGAGCGCGCTCGCCATCCAGCGCGGCCTTGATGACCAGGTGCTCGACGCGGGGGTGAGCTATCTCACCGGAACGCAGCCGCCGAAGCTCCACTGGCTGCCCTTCTATGAAGAGCGCTACATGTTCGTCCGCGCCGCCGGCGGCGACGACCTGCCGGCGCGCATCAGCTGGGCCGAGGCCGCGCGCTCCCCCCTCTGCCTGCTCACGCCCGACATGCAGAACCGCCAGATCATTGACGAGGCGCTGGCCACCGCCGGCGCCGTGTCGGTCCCGCGCATCGAGGCCAACACCTTCTTCGGCGTGTGGTCCATGGTCTGCTCGGGCGCCTGGGCCAGCATCGTGCCGCACACCCATATCGCCACCTTTGGCCGCATGGCGGGCGTGTGTGCCATTCCGCTGATCGATCCTGACTGGCGGCGGCCGGTGGGTCTCGTGACGCCCGACCGTGACCCGCTGGCGCCCGTCGCCGCCGCCTTCCGCAAGCTCGCGGCGCGGTGGTCCTGGAACGGCGAAGACGCAGCTTCATAGAAGTTGCCGATCAATCCTTGCACCCAAACGATTGGACCCGCCGCGGGCCCTCGGGCTTGATGGCGACAGGCGGTTCTGAGCGGCCGCCTTTCCTAACCCACACTTTCTGGCACGGACGCCTCAGGCGCTCCGTGCTTTTTTATGGGCCCCGTCGGCGGGATCGCCGCGCAAGCCGTCTGGCGCGCCCGTACGGCAGCCGACGCGGGTGTTGCCCGCAATGGCTTGCACCTTTGGGTTTTCTGTCTATATTAGCGCCGTCCCTATAGGGGATACCTCAGAGCCATCGTCGTCGAAGGTGATGAGAGTGGGTTCCGGCCGGGACCCGCTCCCTTTCTGCTTATGTGGACCTTCGCGAGGCTGGTTCCGGGTGGCGCGTTTTGCGTCGGACACGAATTCCAGGGCTGCCGTGCCCCTTGTGCGCGCATCCCGCCCAAAGCCTGACGTCCCGGAGGGACATGAACGAGACCGTCGAAGCGCTGGACCCCAACGAGCCGCGCCTCATCACCGAATCCGGCGTCGCCGCGCGCATCGCTGCGATCGTCACGCCCGTGCTGGCCGACCTCAACCTGCGCCTGGTGCGCGTGAAGGTGACGGCGCGCGACGGCGGCACCTGCCAGATCATGGCGGAGCGGCCCGACGGCTCGATGACCATCGACGACTGCGAGGCCGCGTCCCGCGCCATCTCGCCGGTGCTCGACGTGGAAGACCCCATCACCGGCGCCTACCGGCTGGAGATTTCCTCTCCTGGCATCGACCGGCCGCTGGTGCGGCTCACCGATTTCGACCGCTGGGCCGGTCATGAGGTGAAGGTGGAGATGGCGGTGCCGGTTGACGGCCGCAAGCGGTTCCGCGGCATCCTCATCGGCACCCGCGCAGAGCTGGCCGTGGTCAAGCGCACCGATGCCCCCAAGGGCGAGGAGCCGGAAGTTTCCCTCCCCGTCGCCGATATCGGCGAGGCCAAGCTGGTGCTCACCGACGCCCTCATCACCGAGGCGCTGCGCCGGGCCAAGGCTGCCGAGCGCGGCCTCGGCGAGGACGAAGAGTTTGAAGACGACGCCGACGAGGTGTTCGAGGGCGACGAGGCGGACGAAAAAGCCGCCAAGGATGCCGCGAATGCCGAGCGGGCGAATGCCAAGAAGGCCGCCGACAAGGCCGAGAAGCGGGCCGGAAAGGTCGCGCGCAAGGCGGCCAAGTCCGAGAAAGCCGAGAAGTCCCAGGCCAAGACCGGCAAGGCACGCCTCTCCAAGGCCGAAGTCGATGATCTGGCCGTCACCAATCCGGCCTCTCGCGCGCTGCGCGGAGGAAAGCCCAAAGCGAAGGAGACGCACTGATGGTCGCCGTCAGCGCAAACCGTCTGGAACTGCTGCAGATCGCCGACGCGGTCGCGCGGGAAAAGACCATTGACCGCGGCATCGTCATCGCGGCGATGGAGGATGCCATCGCCAAGGCCGCGCGCTCGCGCTACGGCCAGGAGACGGACATCCACGCGGAGATCAATCCGCGCACCGGTGAGCTGCGTCTCGCGCGTCACCTCCTCGTGGTGGACGAGGTGGAGAATTCCGCCACCGAGATCACGCTGGACGGCGCCCGCCGCCACAATCCGGCGGCGCAGGTGGGCGACACCATCGCCGACACCCTGCCCCCCTTCGACTTCGGCCGCATTGCCGCCCAGTCGGCCAAGCAGGTCATCGTTCAGAAGGTGCGCGAGGCCGAGCGCGACCGGCAGTATGACGAGTTCAAGGACCGCATCAGCGAGGTGGTCAACGGCCTCGTGAAGCGTGTCGAATACGGCAACGTGGTCGTGGATCTCGGCCGTGGCGAAGCCATCCTGCGGCGCGACGAGCTGCTGCCGCGCGAGGT
The Azorhizobium caulinodans ORS 571 genome window above contains:
- the ybeY gene encoding rRNA maturation RNase YbeY, with product MGDAARQRSTEASAAEAEDAVAVEIDVLVEDDGWSALPDAAEIAIAAARAALASLGDEVPEGAEMSITLTDDARIRVLNREWRDKDKPTNVLSFPAAELPEGVVPQPLGDVIVARETVFSEALAEDKTPAHHLAHLVVHGTLHLMGFDHEDDDEAEEMEAAERQILAGLGIDDPYALPAEG
- the lnt gene encoding apolipoprotein N-acyltransferase, whose amino-acid sequence is MHLANRVRSLTGWRRLGFGLLAGALSALSTAPFGIWPALAVGFPALVLLIDGAGHARRRGRGAMLRSAAAAGWAFGFGYFLASLWWIGAAFLVDAEDFAWLLPVAVLCLPAGLALFTALGAVLARLVWPSGPARLCSFAVAFTAAEWLRGHVLTGFPWNTFGYGPAQTLELAQGAAFVGLWGLTFFSLLLLSTPVLLLRSGTFTRRAGWPLAALAVIALAYGLGGYRLSLNPSRYLEQVRLRIMQPAIPQGEKFAYDRRQAVLENYLDLSGRPSALYPKGLEDIGLLVWPESAFPFIYEREPWAKARIAATLPDNVTLVTGAARVGMPPEGQTSPFFNSIRVMNARGEVQETADKVHLVPFGEYLPFQDFLESIGLEQLTRVRGGFASGDRLRPLKLPGAPDAAPLICYEAIFPGAVLPQGERPGFLLNVTNDAWFGDTPGPYQHFLQARLRAVEEGLPLIRAANTGISAIVDPLGRIVAEQDLGVRGVVDGDLPQRLNAPPFGSRHAGGVLLVLMGITSSVAISRVRRQHARIG
- a CDS encoding hemolysin family protein → MSSTDQSSEQNGSEPQSFLDRLRSLLGTFRAHGSLRTDLVEVLDASGTSEEVSEFSPSERQMLRNILHLKEVGIGDIMVPRAEIVAVQKDITLGALLIEFAKASHSRLVVYDDTLDDPVGMVHIRDLLAFMTGLHPGENGEIEVAEGHVPDLSAVNLGQSLADTDLIRRLLYVPPSMPAVDLLVSMQAARIHLALVIDEYGGTDGLVSMEDVVEEIVGEIEDEHDDETALIQLQPDGSYLADARTALEDVAEVVGSDFVPGEAADEVDTLGGLVVTLAARVPNTGEIIQLPGDYRVEVVEADPRRVKALRIIPPPAEAMAPEAVGSEL
- the miaB gene encoding tRNA (N6-isopentenyl adenosine(37)-C2)-methylthiotransferase MiaB, whose amino-acid sequence is MQEPRKLYVKSFGCQMNVYDSQRMADALAKEGYVETQDPADADLVILNTCHIREKAAEKVYSELGRLRKAKQDAGSDTTIAVAGCVAQAEGAEIMKRAPVVDLVVGPQSYHRLPEMLARVRDGKRVVDTEFPAEDKFDHLPAPSAAATKKRGPTAFVTVQEGCDKFCTFCVVPYTRGAEVSRSVSKIVGEARALVDQGVREITLIGQNVNAFHGEGPDGRTWGLGRLLEELAGINGLARLRYTTSHPRDMDDGLIAAHRDLPQLMPYLHLPVQSGSDRILAAMNRKHGREIYFEIIDKLRAARPDIALSSDFIVGFPGETEADFEDTLDLARRVGFASAYSFKYSIRPGTPAAEHDHQLSEEVKSERLARLHQVLEASKTAFDRACMGRRFDILLEKPGRLPGQLIGRSPYLQSVVVTAPGAGIGDFVTVDITDVGPNSLAGQVVDAVEDRGRTSDRPLVAMEA
- a CDS encoding PhoH family protein, which encodes MSDPWALQGETGTTQVVLAFDDNRLASQLFGHYGRNLALIERKLSVKAESRGNHVTLDGGRDGCEQARRVLEHLYEQLKRGRDIGQGDVEGAIREAVSQGSLFDFDPSETRQSFDEIQLRRRPVRARTAAQDAYIRALKRHTLVFGTGPAGTGKTWLAVAYCVHLLERRMVDRIILTRPAVEAGERLGFLPGDMKEKVDPYLRPIYDALYDLMDRAFVERALQSGEIEIAPLAFMRGRTLANAAVILDEAQNATSMQMKMFLTRLGENSHMIVTGDPSQTDLPNGMTSGLAEAVRLLEGVEGVGISHFKAQDVVRHELVQRIVAAYEEHDATLIRRALVRKAPVKVEAVNDVIEGSAEEKAEPELSAPDEGRTHG
- a CDS encoding lysophospholipid acyltransferase family protein, producing the protein MSLTARNGPELASEEDPLADFGPERPALTRWLDRLRIACVLAGVGVVTLVGIPLQWLSLRLNLPSRRLIPLLFHRIVLRLIGVRVKRIGAPAAQRPMLILSNHTSWLDICVVGSLTPLFFVAKSEVGTWPLIGLFARFQRTVFVDRSRRTATGAVNQEIAARLAEGDPVVLFAEGTSTDGNRVQPFRSALVGAVREAFAASGAVVVQPMAVSYVGLQGLPMGRRHRPIASWYGDMDLAPHLLEVLRHGAMDVEVRFGAPITLADDHDRKAVTRAAETEVRRLHLEALTGRSTGT
- a CDS encoding Fur family transcriptional regulator encodes the protein MRMTDQRRVIARVLSQSADHPDVEELYGRASAIDANISISTVYRTVKMFEDAGIIARHEFGDGRSRYEPVPDEHHDHLIDLRSGRVLEFRSEEIERLQEEIARRLGYRIVGHRLELYVVPLDEEPS
- a CDS encoding helix-turn-helix domain-containing protein, which codes for MVKKAPNPIDKHVGSRVRMRRMMVGMSQEKLGEHLGITFQQIQKYEKGTNRIGASRLQQISIVLSVPVAFFFEGAPSANPEADGEGFAEGHSPAYVSDFLATSDGLALTRNFMRISDAKVRRRIVDLVSAIAGEELEAAPAPMAVALRSI